From a single Osmerus eperlanus chromosome 8, fOsmEpe2.1, whole genome shotgun sequence genomic region:
- the LOC134024909 gene encoding caspase-1-like: protein MRAKQREAKVMKQREIHRTFIMSGDSRAETDCDSSLISEAGSLLRPEKWGGGRSDVLSLRSSGYGSQTSRPSGSAEEQLRCTRLEYVGRVSKAVLDYLLDGLLQARVINDAERDEAKVETQRAERARATIDMVLRKGDDSCSVMRCLLCDMDPYLYSTLGFK from the exons ATGCGGGCGAAACAGAGGGAGGCTAAGGtgatgaagcagagagagatccaCAGAACATTCATCA TGAGTGGAGACAGCAGAGCTGAGACAGACTGTGATTCTAGTTTGATATCTGAGGCTGGATCACTGCTGAGACCTGAGA AGTGGGGAGGTGGTAGATCTGATGTCCTGTCTCTGAGGAGCTCTGGCTATGGCTCCCAGACGTCCAGACCTTCTGGCTCTGCAGAGGAGCAGCTGCGTTGTACAAGACTGGAGTATGTGGGGCGAGTGTCCAAGGCTGTCCTGGATTATCTGCTGGATGGACTTCTGCAGGCGAGGGTGATCAACGATGCTGAGAGAGATGAAGCGAAGGTGGAGAcacagagggcagagagagcacGGGCCACCATCGACATGGTCTTGAGGAAAGGAGATGACTCATGTTCTGTGATGAGATGCCTCCTGTGTGATATGGACCCCTACTTATATTCAACACTTGGCTTTAAATAA